One Helianthus annuus cultivar XRQ/B chromosome 7, HanXRQr2.0-SUNRISE, whole genome shotgun sequence genomic region harbors:
- the LOC110868675 gene encoding AUGMIN subunit 6 → MTMDREKERETELESAMYTNCLLLGLDPSIINGANNGAPRVGNFRHSNPKLGEQLLYFILSSLRGPKDFDKVWPIFDSTQSRDFRKVVQSIISELESQGALPRSNSRVSSLATCCGPRFVELLWQLSLHALREVHRRTYAADVASNPLPASLTDVAFSHAATLLPVTKARIALERRRFLKNAETAVQRQAMWSNLAHEMTAEYRGLCAEEAYLQQELEKLHDLRNKVKMEGEPWDELVSSSSQNSHLVQRATRLWDSLLSRKSQHEVLASGPIEDLIAHREHRYRISGSSLLAAMDESTQLSSSDPDKEQTDRSQLKINGENANSSDEKTDRSGRGQPTVDIAEVLRRWTHALQRIHKQSLHLAKANDGEGPDLLRSANDGGTSGHAESLAATLAEHRQHLASIQVLVNQLKGVAPVIQNSISELTEEVNNISTKLPQPTHHHGRSTSPVQAQSTGRTMESSSDEVTDVTSRLSSVHIDKVSSSTAALKLPPLFSLTPNSTAKSGNFYKRQTQSQNNHLENVSEKLPHEQTVSNNQVNTPQTDNENDYIRNLKKSVREAALSTQASNMSQLQDNQSDDGSEHFFVPLSGTGFSWPRPEKKPTSSRSKQLFASESKGSSVDNRVSDGTKYIESLDMVNEYDGVNAFMSAAASSYADSEGRLSFYDVEETHDQVFSPPFLMDASLSAESFEDLLAPLSETEAALMEH, encoded by the exons ATGACGATGGACCGAGAAAAGGAGAGAGAAACAGAGCTAGAGAGTGCGATGTACACCAACTGTTTATTATTAGGGCTTGATCCGTCGATCATCAACGGAGCCAATAACGGTGCTCCTCGTGTCGGCAATTTCCGTCACTCAAACCCTAAATTAGGCGAACAGCTGTTATACTTCATATTATCCTCTCTCAGAGGTCCAAAA GATTTTGATAAAGTGTGGCCGATTTTCGATTCGACTCAGTCTCGAGATTTTCGGAAG GTTGTGCAAAGTATTATAAGTGAGCTTGAATCGCAAGGGGCGCTTCCGAGGAGTAATTCGAGGGTTTCGTCCCTGGCTACGTGTTGTGGACCGAG ATTTGTGGAACTATTATGGCAACTTTCTTTGCATGCTTTACGAGAAGTTCACCGACGAACATATGCAGCCGATGTAGCCTCAAATCCACTTCCAGCTTCACTGACTGATGTGGCTTTCTCACACGCAGCTACTCTTCTTCCTGTGACAAAG GCGAGAATAGCTCTAGAGAGAAGAAGGTTTCTAAAAAACGCTGAAACAGCAGTGCAGAGACAGGCTATGTGGTCAAATTTGGCCCATGAAATGACAGCAGAGTATCGTGGTCTTTGTGCTGAAGAG GCATATTTGCAGCAAGAGTTGGAGAAGTTACATGATCTGAGGAACAAAGTAAAGATGGAAGGTGAACCATGGGATGAACTTGTATCTAGCTCAAGTCAGAATTCTCACCTGGTTCAGCGAGCCACTCGTTTGTGGGATTCTTTATTATCCCGTAAAA gtcaacatgaagttcttgCCTCTGGCCCAATTGAGGACTTGATAGCACATCGGGAGCATCG GTACCGTATATCGGGATCATCACTTCTTGCAGCTATGGATGAAAGCACTCAACTCTCTTCTAGTGATCCTGACAAAGAACAAACAGATAGATCACAACTGAAGATAAACGGAGAAAACGCGAACTCGTCGGATGAAAAAACAGATAGAAGTGGAAGAGGTCAGCCCACAGTTGATATTGCAGAAGTCTTGAGGCGGTGGACTCATGCCCTACAGCGTATACATAAACAGTCACTTCACCTG GCAAAAGCAAATGATGGTGAAGGTCCGGATCTTCTCAGAAGCGCAAATGATGGTGGTACAAGTGGTCATGCTGAGTCGTTAGCTGCAACACTTGCTGAACACCGACAACATTTAGCTAGCATACAG GTTCTTGTTAATCAATTGAAAGGCGTTGCACCAGTTATACAAAACTCAATATCCGAGTTGACTGAGGAAGTCAACAATATCTCCACAAAGCTTCCTCAACCGACACATCACCACGGTAGATCCACCTCACCCGTTCAAGCACAAAGCACGGGAAGGACAATG GAAAGTAGCAGCGATGAAGTCACAGATGTTACGTCAAGATTATCATCAGTCCACATTGATAAAGTTTCGTCTAGTACTGCTGCGTTAAAACTACCGCCTCTATTTAGTTTGACACCAAATTCAACTGCGAAAAGCGGGAATTTCTACAAGAGACAGACTCAATCTCAGAACAACCACTTAGAAAACGTTTCCGAAAAGTTGCCTCATGAACAAACCGTATCAAATAACCAAGTAAATACACCACAAACAG ACAATGAGAACGATTATATCCGTAACTTAAAGAAATCTGTAAGAGAAGCAGCTTTATCAACACAGGCCAGCAATATGAGCCAGTTACAAGATAATCAATCTGACGACGGATCTGAACATTTCTTCGTTCCCCTTTCGGGAACTGGGTTTTCGTGGCCCCGCCCCGAAAAGAAACCCACTTCATCGAGAAGTAAACAGCTTTTTGCCTCTGAATCAAAAGGTTCTTCGGTGGATAACCGTGTTTCGGATGGGACGAAATATATTGAGTCACTGGATATGGTGAATGAATATGACGGGGTGAATGCTTTTATGTCTGCTGCTGCTTCGAGTTATGCGGATAGTGAAGGACGATTGTCGTTTTACGATGTGGAGGAAACTCATGATCAAGTCTTTTCGCCTCCATTTCTAATGGATGCATCTCTGTCTGCTGAGTCGTTTGAGGATTTACTTG CACCTCTATCAGAAACTGAAGCGGCGTTAATGGAGCATTAA